A window of Sphingomonas adhaesiva contains these coding sequences:
- a CDS encoding outer membrane beta-barrel protein encodes MALNNRYLLAIVAMPLVSGPLVSGAAHAQSATPATPVMKSVADRQRPEYLPIGGRLGSFFLYPTLTVTGAATDNARASDADKRDDAFVVANGEAKLVSNWSVHALNAQVYASQSAHTLSTENATQYGAQLDGRYDVSRVANVGLVLRADHLVEDRSSFTSPAGAREPVRYNRARATLATEQDFGRLVVQSVLSYTKVDYDDAVTLDGVPIPQQFRDASILGASGSIAYAVSPGYSVVVSGTADRRRYVIGADDPRQPGNFDRNSSGGRIEAGVRLTLTDLITGEIRAGYLVRDYADPRFRDTSGASFGANVLWNVTPLTSIQLYADRRIDEASSIDVAGNRVTEVTLTVDHELLRNLIVTAYGRYAAIAPLGDFASSSERGARLSARYFVNRQLSLRAAYARGDRSSPDPVRELHENRVSAGVQLSF; translated from the coding sequence ATGGCGTTGAACAATCGGTATCTGCTCGCGATCGTCGCGATGCCGCTGGTCTCGGGGCCGCTGGTGTCGGGCGCGGCGCATGCGCAATCGGCCACCCCGGCCACGCCGGTGATGAAGAGCGTGGCCGACCGGCAGCGCCCCGAGTATCTGCCGATCGGGGGGCGGCTGGGCTCGTTCTTCCTGTATCCGACGCTGACCGTGACGGGCGCGGCGACCGACAACGCGCGGGCCTCCGACGCGGACAAGCGCGACGACGCGTTCGTGGTCGCGAACGGCGAGGCGAAGCTGGTGTCCAACTGGTCGGTGCACGCGCTGAACGCCCAGGTCTATGCCTCGCAAAGCGCGCACACGCTGTCGACCGAGAACGCCACGCAATATGGCGCGCAGCTCGATGGCCGTTACGACGTCAGCCGCGTCGCCAATGTCGGGCTGGTGCTGCGCGCGGACCATCTGGTCGAGGATCGCAGCAGCTTCACCAGCCCCGCCGGCGCGCGGGAGCCGGTGCGCTACAACCGCGCCCGCGCGACGCTGGCCACGGAGCAGGATTTCGGGCGGCTCGTGGTGCAGTCGGTGCTGTCCTATACCAAGGTGGACTATGACGATGCGGTCACGCTGGACGGCGTGCCGATCCCGCAGCAGTTCCGCGACGCCAGCATCCTGGGGGCGTCGGGCTCGATCGCCTATGCCGTCTCGCCGGGGTACAGCGTCGTGGTGAGCGGGACGGCCGACCGGCGGCGCTACGTCATCGGGGCCGACGATCCGCGCCAGCCGGGCAATTTCGACCGCAATTCCAGCGGCGGCCGGATCGAGGCCGGCGTACGCCTGACGCTGACCGATCTCATCACCGGAGAGATCCGCGCCGGCTATCTGGTGCGCGACTATGCCGATCCGCGGTTCAGGGATACCAGCGGCGCCTCGTTCGGCGCCAACGTGCTGTGGAACGTGACCCCGCTGACCTCGATCCAGCTGTACGCCGATCGCCGCATCGACGAGGCCAGCTCGATCGATGTCGCGGGCAACCGCGTGACCGAGGTGACGCTGACGGTCGACCACGAGCTTCTGCGCAACCTGATCGTCACCGCCTATGGCCGCTATGCGGCGATCGCGCCGCTGGGCGATTTCGCGTCCAGCTCGGAACGCGGCGCGCGGTTGAGCGCGCGCTATTTCGTCAATCGCCAGCTGTCGCTGCGCGCGGCCTATGCGCGCGGCGATCGCAGCTCGCCCGATCCCGTGCGGGAATTGCACGAGAATCGGGTGTCCGCCGGGGTGCAGCTGTCCTTCTGA
- a CDS encoding SGNH/GDSL hydrolase family protein, producing MGLLNLGVTPKAPGGAALTLSAPQIATEGTGADRTLSYTLTLARNGLAEAVPFTWSVAGRGADPASASDFAGGAFPAGSGTFAAGETVKTLTLTIAGDSSPEADEGFAITVVATVPLLATGTGTIRDDDAGGGNAPAALLMGSRFNQMGYGGTMSNGTDQDSNSRIASYNETGATVTKLRAYFTNWLATATNEADGSDPITVTAAIEYPAGTITPLTFAGAPSVTIPAAHPDNWAESDEAVPATPIPAGAIYWVRTSVSVAAGGKWVQGYVVQPGSPLLEAADFATGVNRTGGGTITNATPTATRRGYGPCAVKATGFGGTPVGKAFAGVGDSLIYGVGDAADAASATRGNIGYFGRACAGSYPYVNMGYAGTKAFENQPAAFVRRAALLSRIGVTHVFCNWSVNDTNAGRTVAQQTADIAAIAAGFKSAVPQVKLVYATQCPSTTSSDGWRTVAGQAPKATPTGAFTGGAGSRRAQVNAALRGGIGGIDILFDAADVAETARDSGLWRSGDGSTHLTATGAATDAFTADGGHPVVSSIAAPGFGGIYVLRDAVRAVFAGW from the coding sequence ATGGGGCTCCTCAACCTGGGGGTGACCCCGAAGGCGCCCGGCGGTGCCGCGCTGACGCTGTCGGCACCGCAGATCGCGACCGAGGGCACGGGCGCGGACCGCACGCTGTCCTACACGTTGACGCTGGCGCGCAACGGGCTGGCGGAGGCGGTGCCCTTCACCTGGAGCGTCGCGGGACGCGGCGCCGATCCGGCGAGCGCGTCGGACTTCGCGGGCGGCGCGTTTCCCGCCGGCAGCGGCACCTTCGCCGCCGGTGAGACGGTGAAGACGCTGACGCTGACGATCGCGGGCGATTCGTCGCCGGAGGCCGACGAGGGGTTCGCGATCACGGTCGTGGCCACGGTCCCGCTGCTCGCCACCGGCACCGGCACGATCCGCGACGACGACGCCGGCGGCGGCAACGCCCCCGCGGCGCTGCTGATGGGATCGCGCTTCAACCAGATGGGCTATGGCGGGACGATGTCCAACGGCACCGACCAGGACAGCAATTCGCGCATCGCCAGCTATAACGAAACCGGCGCGACGGTGACGAAGCTGCGCGCCTATTTCACCAACTGGCTGGCGACCGCGACCAACGAAGCGGACGGCAGCGACCCGATCACCGTGACCGCGGCGATCGAATATCCGGCGGGTACGATCACCCCGCTGACCTTCGCCGGGGCGCCCTCCGTCACGATTCCGGCCGCGCATCCCGACAATTGGGCGGAAAGCGACGAGGCGGTGCCCGCGACGCCGATCCCCGCGGGCGCGATCTACTGGGTGCGGACCAGCGTCTCCGTCGCGGCGGGCGGCAAATGGGTGCAGGGCTATGTCGTGCAGCCGGGCAGCCCGTTGCTGGAGGCGGCCGATTTCGCCACCGGGGTGAACCGGACGGGCGGGGGCACGATCACGAACGCCACGCCGACCGCCACCCGGCGCGGCTACGGCCCCTGCGCGGTGAAGGCGACCGGCTTCGGCGGGACGCCGGTGGGCAAGGCGTTCGCCGGGGTGGGCGACAGCCTGATCTACGGCGTCGGCGACGCGGCCGACGCGGCGAGCGCGACCCGCGGCAATATCGGCTATTTCGGCCGGGCGTGTGCGGGCAGCTATCCCTATGTCAACATGGGGTACGCCGGTACCAAGGCGTTCGAGAACCAGCCGGCGGCGTTCGTCCGGCGTGCCGCCTTGCTGTCGCGGATCGGCGTCACGCACGTGTTCTGCAACTGGTCGGTCAACGACACCAACGCGGGGCGCACCGTGGCGCAGCAGACCGCGGACATCGCCGCGATCGCCGCGGGGTTCAAGTCCGCGGTGCCGCAGGTGAAGCTCGTCTATGCGACGCAATGCCCGTCGACGACGTCGAGCGACGGGTGGAGGACGGTGGCGGGGCAGGCGCCCAAGGCGACCCCGACCGGCGCCTTCACCGGCGGGGCGGGGTCGCGTCGCGCGCAGGTCAATGCCGCGCTGCGCGGCGGGATCGGCGGGATCGACATCCTGTTCGATGCCGCCGACGTGGCCGAAACGGCGCGCGACAGCGGATTGTGGCGCAGCGGCGACGGATCGACCCACCTGACCGCGACGGGGGCGGCGACCGACGCGTTCACCGCCGATGGCGGGCATCCGGTCGTCAGCAGCATCGCCGCGCCCGGGTTCGGCGGCATCTACGTCCTGCGCGACGCGGTCAGGGCGGTGTTCGCCGGCTGGTGA
- a CDS encoding polysaccharide pyruvyl transferase family protein gives MQLIHFRNSVPNFGDDLNVDLWPAFVPELFADSSVDRGFCGIGTIIGMNTDVTQLDIFSSGAGYLHVDLWAKKRITVHCVRGPLTAKLMGVGPELALGDGAITVPLAPAFPDRGTGGGGTVVIPHFETIAYPGWAEACAQAGFTLIDPRGTPAEVIGAIARADLVLTESLHGAILADVYGVPWIAFGCSRNLSTSKWVDWLATLSLDFSTTLVPPPNAAQLLRFGKRAEPFGTTLTFTLDEAMREYAGRMNQIEKTGYGPPGGPKAWVKSVVAAVPPLQRLLGYSPARTAEALTALAARPTSLSQEARRDSLRDRMMEKLYALDRSMR, from the coding sequence ATGCAGCTTATCCATTTCCGCAACTCGGTGCCCAATTTCGGGGACGATCTGAACGTCGACCTGTGGCCCGCCTTCGTGCCCGAGCTGTTCGCGGATTCATCGGTCGATCGCGGTTTCTGCGGGATCGGGACGATCATCGGGATGAACACGGACGTCACCCAGCTGGACATCTTCTCCAGCGGCGCCGGCTATCTCCACGTCGACCTGTGGGCGAAGAAGCGCATCACGGTGCATTGCGTGCGCGGGCCGCTGACCGCGAAGCTGATGGGGGTGGGGCCGGAGCTGGCGCTGGGCGACGGGGCGATCACGGTCCCGCTGGCGCCCGCCTTCCCGGATCGCGGCACCGGCGGCGGGGGTACGGTGGTGATCCCGCATTTCGAGACCATCGCCTATCCGGGCTGGGCGGAGGCGTGCGCGCAGGCGGGCTTCACGCTGATCGATCCCCGCGGCACGCCGGCCGAGGTGATCGGGGCGATCGCGCGCGCCGATCTGGTGCTGACCGAATCGCTCCACGGCGCGATCCTGGCGGATGTGTACGGGGTGCCGTGGATCGCGTTCGGCTGCTCGCGCAACCTGTCGACCAGCAAATGGGTCGATTGGCTGGCGACGCTGTCGCTCGACTTCTCGACCACCCTGGTGCCGCCGCCCAATGCGGCGCAGCTGCTGCGCTTCGGCAAGCGCGCGGAGCCGTTCGGCACCACGCTGACCTTCACGCTGGACGAGGCGATGCGCGAATATGCCGGGCGCATGAACCAGATCGAGAAGACCGGCTATGGCCCCCCCGGCGGCCCCAAGGCATGGGTGAAGTCGGTGGTCGCCGCGGTGCCGCCGTTGCAGCGCCTGCTGGGCTATTCGCCCGCCCGCACCGCCGAGGCGCTGACCGCCCTCGCCGCGCGTCCCACGTCGCTCAGCCAGGAGGCGCGCCGCGACAGCCTGCGCGACCGGATGATGGAGAAGCTGTACGCGCTCGACCGCTCGATGCGGTAG
- a CDS encoding polysaccharide biosynthesis/export family protein: MNAIGLSARVAMLMLAVSPAVSITACAQATPPVQTGAAPATGGGPAAAPTTPARAGATDYTLGAGDKLRITVFNEPGLTGEYTVSSTGMVSFPLIGDVAAARQTLVDVQEAIRSRLAAGYLKDPRVAVEVLEYRTFYILGEVNKPGEYPFRNNLTLEQAVATAGGYSYRANRKKFAIAHGDGDEVKLQFKESGQLRVQPGDTIRILERFF, translated from the coding sequence ATGAATGCGATCGGCCTGTCCGCCCGGGTGGCGATGCTGATGTTGGCGGTGTCGCCTGCGGTGTCGATCACCGCCTGCGCGCAGGCCACGCCGCCGGTGCAGACCGGCGCCGCACCCGCGACCGGGGGCGGCCCTGCTGCCGCCCCGACGACGCCGGCACGCGCCGGCGCGACCGATTACACGCTGGGCGCGGGGGACAAGCTGCGCATCACCGTCTTCAACGAACCCGGTCTCACCGGCGAATATACCGTCTCCTCCACGGGCATGGTGTCGTTCCCGCTGATCGGCGACGTGGCCGCGGCGCGACAGACGCTGGTGGACGTGCAGGAGGCGATCCGCTCGCGTCTGGCCGCCGGCTATCTGAAGGATCCGCGGGTGGCGGTGGAGGTGCTGGAATATCGCACCTTCTATATCCTGGGCGAGGTCAACAAGCCGGGCGAATACCCCTTCCGCAACAACCTGACGCTGGAACAGGCGGTCGCCACCGCCGGCGGCTATTCCTACCGCGCCAATCGCAAGAAGTTCGCGATCGCGCACGGCGACGGCGACGAGGTGAAGCTGCAATTCAAGGAATCGGGGCAATTGCGCGTCCAGCCGGGCGACACGATCCGGATCCTCGAGCGCTTCTTCTGA